Within the Streptosporangium album genome, the region GGCCCGGCCCGTCGGCCCCGGGGAGGGCTCGCTGGTGCGTGGGGAGTTCCAGGTGCGCGCGGCCCGTCTGTACGCCACAGCGCTGGGCGTGTACGTGGAGTGGCGCGCCACCCCGAGCGGCGCGACGATCTACGACTTCGGGCAGAACCTGGTCGGCCAGCTCCGGATCACCGCCCGGGGAGAGGCGGGGGAGCAGACCATAGCGCCACGCCGAGGCGCTGCAGGACGGCGAGCTGAGCGTGGCTCCGCCGCGCACCGCCCGGGCCACCGACGTCTACACGCTGTGCGGCGGCGTGGAGGAGGGGGAGCCACGCTTCACCTTCCACGGCTTCCGCTATGCCGAGATCTCCGGCTCGGTGCACGAGGTGACGGCGTCGTTCCTGTACAACTGCGCAGGGTTCCTGACGTCCTTGCTGGCCGACCTGGCCGACCTGGCCGACCTGGCCGACCTGGCCGCCGAGCAGGGCACGGACGGCCTGGTGCTGTACATCGTGCCCAACATCCTGGGCGCTTCCGCACCGGTTCGGCGCCCGCCACCCACCCCCCCCCCGGGCCGCGAAGGCCGGGGTGCATGTCGAATCGCGTGGGTCGGCGCCGGTCTGTCCGGCGGGCCCATCTCCCTGTGATCCCTTATCGGAAAGGACTTGTCTGTGCCCTCATTCACTGAGGCGGATCTGTTGCGCCGCCTTGCCGCTATGACGTTGAAGGAGAAAGTGGCTCTGCTGACCGGAGCGGACACCTGGACGCTGACCCCGGTGGCTTCGGCGGGGCTGGCCGCGCTGGCCCTGTCTGACGGCCCTGTCGGGCCGCGCGGCACCTCCTTCGGCGGTGACACCCCTGCTTCGCTGCTGTTCCCGAGCCCGACGTCGCTGGCCGCGGCCTGGGACGAGGAGACCGCCCGCCAGACCGGGCGGCTTATGGGCGCCCGGGCCCGGGAGATGGGCATCCACGTGCTGCTCGCGCCGACGGTCAACCTGCACCGCTCGCCCCTGGGCGGCCGCCACTTCGAGTGCTACTCCGAGGACCCGCTGCTCACATCCCGCATCGCCGTCGCCTTCGTCCAGGGCGTGCAGTCGGCGGGCGTGGGGGCGACCGTCAAGCACTTCGTGGGCAATGACTCCGAGACCGAGCGGATGACCTACGACGCCCGCATCGACGAGGCCACGCTGCGCGAGGTGTACCTGGCGCCGTTCGAGGCGGCGGTGCGCGAGGGCGGGGCGTGGGCGGTGATGGCCGCCTACAACCGCGTCAACGGCACCACCATGACCGAGAACCGGCCGCTCCTGACCGACGTGCTCAAACAGGAGTGGGGGTTCGACGGCGTGGTGGTCTCCGACTGGACGGCCGCCCGCTCCACCGAGGCCACCGCCCTGGCCGGGCTCGACCTGGCCATGCCGGGACCGGACGGGCCGTGGGGGGAGGCGCTGGTCGCCGCGGTCGACGACGGTCATGTCCCGGTCGAGGTCGTGGACGACAAGGTGCTGCGCATCCTGCGGCTCGCGGCACGGACCGGCGCGCTCGACGGCGTCCCGGCCGTCCAGGCGCCCGCCGTGCCGGACGATGCCCGCGACCGACTGCGCGAGCTGGCGATCCGCGGCTCGGTGCTGCTGCGCAACGATGGCCTGCTGCCCCTGCGGCCCGAGCAGCTGCGCAGAGTGGCGCTGATCGGGCCGAACGCGGTCCGCTTCGCCGCGCAGGGCGGCGGCAGCGCGCACGTCCCCCCCGAGCACGTAGTCACGCCGCTGGAAGGGCTGCGCCGGGTGCTCGGCGAAGACGCCGAGATCACTGTGCATGCAGGCGTCTTTCCGCACGCCAAGCTGCTGCCCCTGCCAGCTGACCTGGCCGTGGACCCCGAGACGGGGCAGCCGGGCGTGCGGCTGGAGTACCGCGCGGCCGACGGCACCGTCGTGACAGCCGAGCACCGCACCCCGGCCTCCTGGTGGTTCCCGATCATCCTGGCCGACGAGGTGACCGAGCTGGCGGTACGCACCCGCCTCACCCTGACCGCCCCCGGCCTCCACCGGCTGTCGGTCCTGGGCACCGGGCGGCACACCCTGAGCGTCCCCGGCCAGGACGACCAGTTCCACGAGCAGCTCCAGGACGGCGACGACATCGGCGCCCTGCTGCTCAGCCCACCCTCGCACACCTTCGCCTTCACCGCCGACGCCGGGCAGGTGGACATCGAGGTGCTGCTCAGCCCGCAGCGCAACCTTCCCTACCCCGTCACCCTGCTCGGGCTCGGCTACGAGCCGCCACGCGGCACCGACGAGGAGGAACTGGCCGCCGCCGTCGGGGCCGCGCGTGCCGCCGACGTGGCGATCGTGCTGGTCGGCAGCGACGCCGACACCGAGACCGAGGGCCTCGACCGGACCGGGCTGGCGTTGCCCGGCCGTCAGGACGAGCTGGTACGGCGGGTATGCGCGGCCAACCTGCGCACCGTGGTCGTGGTCAACGCCGGGGCGCCGTGGCTGATGCCCTGGGCCGAGGAGCCGGGCGCGCTGCTGTGGTCGTGGTTTCCCGGGCAGGAGGGCGCGGCCGCCGTCGCCGACATCCTGCTCGGCGCCGAACCGGGTGGCCGCCTGCCCACGACCTTCCCCGCCGCCGAGGCCGACGTCCCGATCCGGTCGACTCAGCCGGACAACGGGATCCTGAACTATGCCGAAGGCGACCGCATCGGCTACCGCGCCTACCGGCCGGAGGGGGTGCTGTTCCCGTTCGGCCACGGCCTGTCCTACACCACCTGGGACTACGTGGCCGCCGCCGTGGAAGGCGGTATTGAAGGCGGCATCGAGGTGACGGTGCGCAACTCCGGCGACCGCCCCGGCCGGGAGATCGTCCAGGCGTACCTGGAAACGGACGGCCTGCTTCGTCTGGTGGGTTTCGCCGCCGTCGAGGCCGGCCCCGGTCACAGCGCCACCGTCCGCATCGAGCCGGCCCCCCGCGCGCTGTCGCGCTGGATCGACGGTCGCTGGGCACCGTCCGGCGGCCCGCACTTGCTGCGCATCGGACGCTCCGCCGCGGACCTTCCCCTGACCTGCACCATCGACTGAAACGGAGTGAACACCCCTATGCTGAGACTCACCGACCGCCGCGTGCTGATCACCGGCGCGGCCTCCGGCATCGGCCAGGCCACCGCACTGCGGCTCCTGTCCGAGGGCGCCGGCGTGGTGGCCGCCGACATCGCCGAGGAGGGCCTGAAGGAAACGCTCGCCCTGGCCACCGAGCAGGGCACCGCCGACCGGCTCACCGTCACCTCCGTCGACATCGCCGACGAGATCTCCGTGAACGAGGTGGTCTCATCGGCGGTGGCTCGGCTGGGCGGCCTGGATGCCCTGGTCAACACGGCGGCCATCCTGCGCGGCGCGCACACCCACGACTGCTCGCTGGAGCTGTGGAACCGGATCATCGGCGTCAACCTCACCGGCACCTTCCTGATGACCCGCGCCGCGCTGCCCGCCCTGCTCGAATCCGGCCGCGGCGTCGTGGTGAACTTCAGCTCCACCGCCGCCTTCTTCGCTCACCCGTTCATGGCCGCCTACTCGGCCAGCAAGGGCGGCATCGCCTCCTTCACCCACAGTCTCGCCCTCGAATACGCCAAGCAGGGCCTGCGCGCAGTCAACATCGTGCCGGGCGGCATCAGCAGCGGGATCACCAACAACATCGGCTCGCTGGTGCCCGCCGACACCGACTGGAACCTGTTCGTCAAGCTGACCGCCGCCATCGGCGACGGCCTGCCCGGCCCGGAGAACGTCGCCGGCGTCGTCGCCATGCTCGTCTCCGACGACGGCGCGTTCGTCACCGGCACCGAGATCCGCATCGACGGCGGCGCCCACATGTGAGCGCAGGTCCGCGTTCTGTGACGAGGCCCGGGAACCGCGCGCCCGCCGATGACGGTGACGTGCACCCGGGCCGCGTCCGGCGGGCAGGCGCTACGGCCGCTGAGCTCGCCCCGCCTCGCTGCTAGGGCGGGACGCGGTTGCGCAGCTCCGGCTTTCGAAGCTTTCCCGAACCCGTTCTCGGCAGGTCGTCCACCACGTCGACGCCGATGATGACGTTGAAGGTGTTACGGATGAGGTTGCCGTGGGTGAGCGTCGCGCCCTTGGGACGCCCCGTCGTGCCCGAGGTGTAGAGGACGAGGGCGACGTCGTCGACCAGCATCGGGTTGGCGTACTTCAGCCGGATGCCGCCTCCGCCGGCGGCTCCTACGCCGATGCCGGTCTGGCCGGTGTGGAACAGCGCGGGGACGCCGAGCTCCTCGATGACCTCGTAGAGCGGATAGGCCGTCCGGCCGTTGGGCGCGATGCCCTGGATGCTCGGGGGGAACTTGAAGCCGCGCACGCTGTGCTCCTCGACAAGCCGGCGCGCCTCGCGGGCGCCCGCCCTGCCCTTCCAGGGGTCCACGCCGGCGAACGGGATCGGCACGTCGGCGTGCTCGGTGCAGCTTTCGGCCACCTCCTCGTTGGAGATGCGCGGGTAGCCGGTGGCGTGCTCGGCGTCAACGGTGAACACCACCGCGGCCATCTTCCGCTCGCGGTAGTAGCCGGCCATCTCCGCGATGGTCGGCCTGCGGTGGCCGTGCGCCTTGAAGTACTCCTCGCGGCGGGCGTACCCGTGGTCTCGGATCGGCGGGCCCTGGCGGAGGCTGGGAGCGGGGCACGGGAGATCGGCCGTTGGGTCGACTTCGATTACGACGGTGCCGCGCGCCAGGTTCTCGATCACCTGGAGGACGCCGGCGCGGAACGGATCGCGGTTGTCACGGCCACGGCCTGCTTCCACCAGAAGTCCGTCGGCGTCTACCCGGACTGGTGCGCCGAGCGGGGCCGTGAACCCCGAATCGTCTGCCTTCCCAGCCCCGGTGTCCAGCAGACGCCCGACGCCGTGAAGGAACTGCTCGCCGCCCAGGTCCCGCCCGACGCGCTCGTCACCCTGGTCGAGGTCAGCCCGCCGCTCCTGCTGGACACGATCCGCAGGCTCGGCCGCTCCGTCCCCGACGACCTGCTG harbors:
- a CDS encoding glycoside hydrolase family 3 protein codes for the protein MALLTGADTWTLTPVASAGLAALALSDGPVGPRGTSFGGDTPASLLFPSPTSLAAAWDEETARQTGRLMGARAREMGIHVLLAPTVNLHRSPLGGRHFECYSEDPLLTSRIAVAFVQGVQSAGVGATVKHFVGNDSETERMTYDARIDEATLREVYLAPFEAAVREGGAWAVMAAYNRVNGTTMTENRPLLTDVLKQEWGFDGVVVSDWTAARSTEATALAGLDLAMPGPDGPWGEALVAAVDDGHVPVEVVDDKVLRILRLAARTGALDGVPAVQAPAVPDDARDRLRELAIRGSVLLRNDGLLPLRPEQLRRVALIGPNAVRFAAQGGGSAHVPPEHVVTPLEGLRRVLGEDAEITVHAGVFPHAKLLPLPADLAVDPETGQPGVRLEYRAADGTVVTAEHRTPASWWFPIILADEVTELAVRTRLTLTAPGLHRLSVLGTGRHTLSVPGQDDQFHEQLQDGDDIGALLLSPPSHTFAFTADAGQVDIEVLLSPQRNLPYPVTLLGLGYEPPRGTDEEELAAAVGAARAADVAIVLVGSDADTETEGLDRTGLALPGRQDELVRRVCAANLRTVVVVNAGAPWLMPWAEEPGALLWSWFPGQEGAAAVADILLGAEPGGRLPTTFPAAEADVPIRSTQPDNGILNYAEGDRIGYRAYRPEGVLFPFGHGLSYTTWDYVAAAVEGGIEGGIEVTVRNSGDRPGREIVQAYLETDGLLRLVGFAAVEAGPGHSATVRIEPAPRALSRWIDGRWAPSGGPHLLRIGRSAADLPLTCTID
- a CDS encoding substrate-binding domain-containing protein gives rise to the protein MRLEVLLAAGVPVVSDRRALAEAGSGAREIGRWVDFDYDGAARQVLDHLEDAGAERIAVVTATACFHQKSVGVYPDWCAERGREPRIVCLPSPGVQQTPDAVKELLAAQVPPDALVTLVEVSPPLLLDTIRRLGRSVPDDLLLVCATEDPAASYTDPPISTLGFLPGETAQAAVELLVDRIEGREGDHGRLFSADLHLHVFGLFWPAARATAGGVPPSPLGDA
- a CDS encoding amidohydrolase family protein — translated: MAGYYRERKMAAVVFTVDAEHATGYPRISNEEVAESCTEHADVPIPFAGVDPWKGRAGAREARRLVEEHSVRGFKFPPSIQGIAPNGRTAYPLYEVIEELGVPALFHTGQTGIGVGAAGGGGIRLKYANPMLVDDVALVLYTSGTTGRPKGATLTHGNLIRNTFNVIIGVDVVDDLPRTGSGKLRKPELRNRVPP
- a CDS encoding SDR family NAD(P)-dependent oxidoreductase, giving the protein MLRLTDRRVLITGAASGIGQATALRLLSEGAGVVAADIAEEGLKETLALATEQGTADRLTVTSVDIADEISVNEVVSSAVARLGGLDALVNTAAILRGAHTHDCSLELWNRIIGVNLTGTFLMTRAALPALLESGRGVVVNFSSTAAFFAHPFMAAYSASKGGIASFTHSLALEYAKQGLRAVNIVPGGISSGITNNIGSLVPADTDWNLFVKLTAAIGDGLPGPENVAGVVAMLVSDDGAFVTGTEIRIDGGAHM
- a CDS encoding family 78 glycoside hydrolase catalytic domain, which produces MAPPRTARATDVYTLCGGVEEGEPRFTFHGFRYAEISGSVHEVTASFLYNCAGFLTSLLADLADLADLADLAAEQGTDGLVLYIVPNILGASAPVRRPPPTPPPGREGRGACRIAWVGAGLSGGPISL